In one window of Leptospira sp. WS92.C1 DNA:
- a CDS encoding DUF1564 domain-containing protein, with the protein MGKIYLHTEQKIQSALVESGTRVETILFPESYFNALTLEQRKALPKRILPLLKRYQKLMLSQRRINSKAGKTLYQKPQGMVRVNMRINTGAWAILGAISAAHGVSRCFMVNYLLWLDDSEVGDSIEQTLNVGCPTFHNIYSYIWHLDLTKNSITRRIEFDPNPLWTTIEHSIY; encoded by the coding sequence ATGGGAAAGATTTATTTACATACGGAGCAAAAGATTCAATCGGCTTTGGTCGAATCCGGAACCAGGGTCGAGACCATTCTGTTTCCGGAATCGTATTTCAACGCATTGACCTTGGAACAAAGAAAAGCGCTTCCGAAACGAATTCTACCTTTGTTGAAACGATATCAGAAGTTGATGTTGTCCCAAAGGAGAATCAATTCCAAGGCCGGAAAAACCTTGTATCAAAAACCGCAGGGAATGGTCCGGGTCAATATGAGAATCAATACTGGTGCTTGGGCGATTCTCGGTGCAATTTCGGCTGCTCACGGTGTTTCCCGTTGTTTTATGGTGAATTATCTGTTGTGGCTGGACGATTCCGAAGTCGGAGATTCTATCGAGCAAACCTTGAATGTGGGATGTCCAACCTTCCACAATATTTACAGTTATATCTGGCACCTCGATCTCACCAAAAACAGCATCACTCGAAGGATCGAGTTTGACCCAAACCCGCTTTGGACGACGATAGAGCATTCTATCTACTAA